From Amphiura filiformis chromosome 20, Afil_fr2py, whole genome shotgun sequence, a single genomic window includes:
- the LOC140142409 gene encoding neurotrypsin-like: MLGYGAAREAPTRAYFGQGNRQVLLNDIDCSGMELNIEECQHSGWRQNICHHREDASAVCYQKGEVPLPLRLVDGNLPSDGRIEVLIGGRWGTICDDDWDLQDAQVVCSSLGYSGAAKALTKGSVTPGNASLPIYFDNVACDGDEDGLEFCRHHGVGNHNCDHSKDAGVECISGNPGDEGRSRQAREVEKVEIKKEDVEWMMELVDLNIDWN; this comes from the exons ATGCTGGGTTATGGAGCAGCAAGAGAGGCCCCTACCAGAGCATACTTCGGCCAAGGCAACAGACAAGTACTACTCAATGATATTGACTGTAGTGGTATGGAATTGAATATAGAAGAGTGTCAACACAGTGGATGGAGACAAAATATCTGCCATCACAGAGAAGATGCTAGTGCTGTGTGCTATCAAA AAGGTGAAGTTCCTTTGCCATTGCGATTAGTAGATGGTAATTTACCCAGTGATGGTCGCATTGAAGTACTGATTGGAGGACGATGGGGTACGATATGTGACGATGATTGGGACCTTCAAGACGCCCAGGTGGTTTGTAGTAGCTTGGGATACTCTGGGGCTGCCAAGGCTCTCACAAAGGGATCCGTTACACCAGGAAATGCGTCGCTACCGATTTACTTTGACAACGTGGCATGTGATGGCGACGAGGATGGTCTGGAATTCTGTCGCCATCATGGAGTTGGAAATCACAATTGTGATCATTCGAAAGATGCGGGAGTTGAATGCATATCAGGTAACCCAG GTGATGAGGGTAGATCTCGTCAAGCCCGGGAAGTCGAGAAAGTGGAAATAAAGAAAGAGGATGTAGAATGGATGATGGAGCTGGTTGACTTGAACATTGATTGGAATTAG